The Mucilaginibacter yixingensis genome window below encodes:
- a CDS encoding Arm DNA-binding domain-containing protein, translating to MKTTQSFRIHFVVRAYKAKDGKAPLYVAVTVNKEKCLIGLKQNVDLKNWDADKGAPKGNRDQVREMTNYLEEVRLSLGNCYKELTMKGRLPTAAAVKNLYLGDDTAEGQTLAKLFAYHHETSQKALKWSTLKHYAV from the coding sequence ATGAAAACAACTCAGTCGTTCAGAATCCACTTCGTGGTAAGGGCTTACAAAGCCAAAGACGGAAAGGCGCCATTGTACGTGGCCGTGACCGTAAACAAAGAAAAATGCCTGATCGGGCTTAAACAAAATGTCGATTTAAAAAACTGGGATGCCGATAAAGGCGCTCCAAAAGGTAACCGCGACCAGGTGCGGGAAATGACAAATTATCTTGAAGAAGTAAGGCTAAGCCTCGGTAACTGTTACAAGGAACTTACCATGAAAGGCCGGCTACCTACTGCTGCTGCCGTAAAAAATTTATACCTGGGCGATGATACCGCCGAGGGGCAAACACTTGCCAAACTGTTTGCCTACCATCACGAGACGTCACAAAAAGCATTAAAATGGAGCACGCTTAAACATTATGCTGTATAA
- a CDS encoding HAD family phosphatase, with protein MQNIKNIIFDYGNVIFSIDFTLAQRGFKNLGITQADVFFGHLQQNAIFDAFDRGEITAAQFRDRIREVAGNPTVTDEQIDAAWNSMLLGIAEGNQELLLQLKSKYRTFLMSNINDIHYSHIMNYLWHEFNMQGNDHLFEKTYYSHLVGKRKPDVAFFQQILDENNLRPEETLFIDDSPQHLLGAQKLGIHTFLMKAPDTLQAFFKREGLI; from the coding sequence ATGCAAAACATCAAAAATATCATCTTCGATTACGGTAACGTTATCTTTAGTATTGACTTTACGCTTGCTCAGCGGGGATTTAAAAACCTGGGTATCACCCAGGCTGATGTATTCTTTGGTCATTTGCAGCAGAACGCCATTTTTGATGCTTTTGATCGTGGCGAGATCACAGCGGCTCAATTTCGCGATCGCATCCGCGAGGTGGCCGGTAATCCGACGGTGACGGATGAGCAGATCGATGCTGCCTGGAACAGCATGTTGTTGGGGATAGCAGAAGGTAATCAGGAGTTGTTATTACAACTAAAGAGCAAGTACCGTACGTTTCTGATGAGTAACATTAATGATATTCATTACAGTCACATCATGAACTACCTATGGCATGAGTTTAATATGCAGGGGAACGACCACCTGTTTGAGAAAACTTATTACTCTCACCTGGTAGGCAAACGCAAGCCCGACGTAGCATTTTTTCAGCAAATATTAGATGAAAATAATTTGCGCCCCGAAGAAACGCTGTTTATCGACGATAGTCCGCAGCATCTGTTAGGCGCACAAAAGTTAGGTATTCACACTTTTTTAATGAAGGCACCAGATACTTTGCAGGCCTTCTTTAAACGCGAAGGGCTTATTTAA
- a CDS encoding TonB-dependent receptor, whose product MQKIRKPGRTGSAMAYRVLLLSQLTFTLILVADLPASAETAVLNKGIVFNSNSIKGHVTDEKGISLPGVSVRIKGKTGGVATDANGNFQLTAPDENATLVFSFIGYKTQEVIAAGQLLNVKLLPDQSNLNEVLVVGYGTQKRSDVLGAVASFNAKNVEEKPIDRVEQALIGQMPGVQVRQQTGMPGAGLSILVRGTGSITAGNEPLYVLDGFPLDVASQNSAGGFSNNPLDDLNPADIESIQVLKDASAAAIYGSRAANGVVIITTKRGQNGKAKISLNAKAGVSRVAKKLDLLSPQEWVDMATSVANTAWVNSGAGRTADQTNDQRAAILGLAPGTINTTYMTDPRWALPGHPGLDYIDWQDAVYRKAPYQNYELSASGGSENVKYFISGNYLNQKGTLVNTNYLDYGLRANIEANAGKKLKFGINLAPTYSINNTPPAEGKDNQLMKLAQMTPVAESSIGVNTGAYGSNTYTWASPKLISPYAFLQTAINEVKTSRILTSLYGEYQIIPGLALKSTVNYDGVDRNNKKYTSDQVTVGAASALLTNPGLYSTGSYSTAKKQNFLNENTLSYDKTIAQDHHISAVAGVSYNIVHYETVSLATAGGFANDNVTTLNNAIANAAGVTYTGTNTETNNTLFSYYSRLQYSYKDRYLVSGTLRRDASSKFGSASRWGTFPSASVGWRVSQESFLQNVKTIDDLKLRFSWGKSGNNNIGDYNSIPTLTSANYNFGGNTPVSANGQVVSGLANPNLKWETSSTYNAGLDLSLLNSRINLTVDAYHKKNSDLLLNLPVLSASGFSSSLQNIGAVVNKGLEISLSTVNIKTSAFQWSMNANIAFNKNTVTALGPDHAPIEIASAYSGSNAPYLLKEGLPAFSFYVTKVTGILTAADIADPKVAKVAKEAVGDPKFLDANGDGVISAADRVVDGHPTPDYTWGWTNTFKYHDFDLSVLVYGQHGGSLLSYLGRAIDFSGSTTGNVLGIWRDRWTPQNQNYSAPRGKFGSTYTVPYVTSDWIYSTDFIRVQNITLGYNLKKLFGGNKGISAARIYVSLENYFGHDKYYGGVNPEAQNTNVSGNSSYALPGDYGAMPLSKTASLGVNFSF is encoded by the coding sequence ATGCAAAAAATCCGAAAGCCTGGCCGGACTGGCAGCGCCATGGCTTATAGAGTTCTTTTACTTTCTCAATTAACCTTTACGCTGATACTTGTTGCTGATCTGCCTGCATCTGCAGAAACGGCGGTACTCAATAAAGGAATTGTATTCAATTCAAATAGTATTAAGGGCCATGTTACCGATGAAAAAGGGATTTCCCTGCCCGGGGTAAGCGTGCGCATAAAAGGTAAAACCGGCGGTGTGGCAACAGATGCCAATGGTAATTTTCAGTTAACTGCCCCTGATGAAAACGCTACCCTTGTTTTTAGTTTTATTGGCTATAAAACGCAGGAGGTAATTGCTGCCGGCCAATTGTTAAACGTAAAACTGCTGCCAGATCAAAGTAATTTAAATGAGGTTTTGGTAGTTGGTTACGGTACACAGAAAAGAAGCGATGTACTGGGGGCCGTAGCATCTTTCAATGCTAAAAATGTTGAAGAAAAACCAATAGACCGTGTTGAACAAGCGCTGATTGGCCAGATGCCGGGTGTGCAGGTGCGCCAGCAAACCGGTATGCCGGGAGCTGGTTTAAGTATCCTGGTGCGCGGAACAGGGTCAATCACTGCGGGTAACGAGCCTTTATATGTACTGGATGGTTTCCCGCTTGATGTTGCCAGCCAGAACTCGGCAGGTGGTTTTAGTAATAACCCGCTGGACGACCTTAACCCCGCCGATATTGAGAGTATCCAGGTATTGAAAGATGCTTCGGCCGCTGCCATCTACGGTTCGCGGGCAGCAAACGGTGTGGTTATCATCACTACCAAAAGGGGGCAAAACGGTAAGGCCAAAATTAGTTTGAACGCCAAAGCAGGTGTAAGCAGGGTAGCTAAAAAGCTGGATCTGCTGAGCCCGCAGGAGTGGGTAGACATGGCTACAAGTGTTGCTAATACCGCCTGGGTAAATTCTGGCGCAGGTCGCACGGCAGATCAAACCAATGACCAGCGCGCCGCCATATTGGGACTGGCACCCGGTACCATCAACACCACTTATATGACCGACCCCCGTTGGGCTTTACCGGGGCACCCTGGGCTTGATTATATTGACTGGCAGGATGCCGTTTATCGCAAGGCACCGTATCAGAATTATGAATTATCAGCAAGCGGTGGAAGCGAGAACGTGAAATATTTCATCTCTGGCAACTACCTTAATCAAAAAGGCACGCTGGTCAATACCAACTATCTTGATTACGGTTTAAGAGCCAACATAGAAGCCAATGCCGGCAAAAAGCTGAAATTTGGTATCAACCTTGCGCCTACTTATTCTATTAACAATACGCCGCCTGCTGAAGGTAAAGATAACCAGTTGATGAAGCTGGCGCAGATGACGCCCGTTGCAGAAAGTTCTATCGGCGTAAACACAGGGGCCTACGGCAGCAACACGTATACCTGGGCAAGCCCGAAGCTAATTAGTCCGTACGCTTTTCTGCAAACCGCCATTAACGAAGTAAAAACCTCGCGTATACTTACCTCGTTGTACGGCGAGTACCAGATTATTCCGGGACTTGCATTAAAATCAACCGTTAACTATGACGGGGTTGATCGTAACAATAAAAAATACACTTCAGACCAGGTAACCGTAGGTGCTGCATCCGCATTGCTTACCAATCCGGGTTTGTATTCTACAGGTTCTTACAGCACGGCCAAGAAGCAGAACTTCCTGAATGAGAATACGCTGAGTTATGATAAAACCATAGCGCAAGATCATCATATCTCTGCTGTGGCCGGTGTGTCATATAATATTGTGCATTATGAAACCGTATCGTTGGCAACAGCCGGAGGTTTTGCTAATGACAACGTTACAACGCTTAACAATGCTATTGCCAATGCGGCAGGGGTAACTTATACCGGCACTAATACCGAAACCAATAATACGCTGTTCTCCTACTACAGTCGCTTACAATACAGCTATAAAGATAGATACCTGGTATCCGGAACGCTGCGTCGAGATGCATCTTCAAAATTTGGTTCAGCCAGTCGTTGGGGCACGTTCCCGTCGGCGTCAGTGGGTTGGAGGGTATCTCAGGAATCATTCCTTCAAAATGTTAAAACTATTGACGATCTGAAACTGCGTTTCAGTTGGGGTAAGTCAGGCAATAACAACATTGGCGATTATAACTCCATCCCAACCCTGACCAGCGCCAACTACAACTTTGGTGGCAACACGCCGGTGTCAGCTAACGGGCAAGTGGTATCTGGTCTGGCCAACCCTAATCTTAAATGGGAAACATCATCAACCTATAACGCCGGTTTAGATTTAAGTTTGCTAAATAGCCGCATTAACTTAACGGTAGATGCTTATCATAAAAAGAACAGTGATTTGCTGTTGAATTTGCCGGTGCTTTCTGCCAGTGGTTTCAGCTCAAGCTTGCAGAATATTGGTGCAGTAGTGAATAAGGGTCTGGAGATTAGTCTGAGTACGGTTAACATCAAAACATCGGCCTTCCAATGGTCTATGAATGCTAACATCGCCTTTAATAAAAACACGGTAACGGCGCTGGGCCCAGATCATGCACCGATTGAGATTGCTTCGGCATACAGCGGCAGCAATGCACCTTATTTGCTGAAAGAAGGTCTGCCTGCCTTCAGCTTTTATGTAACCAAAGTAACCGGTATTTTAACTGCTGCAGATATTGCGGACCCTAAAGTGGCCAAGGTAGCTAAAGAAGCGGTTGGCGATCCTAAGTTTCTGGATGCCAATGGCGATGGCGTGATCAGCGCTGCCGATAGGGTAGTTGACGGTCATCCTACGCCTGATTATACCTGGGGCTGGACCAATACTTTCAAATATCATGATTTTGATCTGAGTGTGCTGGTTTACGGTCAGCATGGTGGTTCGCTATTGTCTTACCTGGGCAGGGCAATTGATTTTTCGGGCAGTACCACAGGTAACGTGCTGGGCATCTGGCGCGACCGTTGGACACCACAGAATCAGAACTACAGCGCACCGCGCGGCAAATTCGGTTCAACTTACACCGTACCTTACGTAACGTCAGACTGGATCTATTCTACCGATTTCATCCGGGTGCAGAACATTACGTTGGGTTATAACCTCAAAAAGCTGTTCGGTGGTAATAAGGGTATCAGTGCAGCCAGGATTTATGTATCGCTTGAGAACTATTTCGGGCACGATAAATACTATGGCGGTGTAAACCCCGAAGCCCAAAATACTAACGTAAGCGGTAACAGCAGCTATGCCCTGCCGGGCGATTATGGTGCTATGCCATTAAGCAAAACGGCCTCACTCGGTGTCAATTTCAGTTTTTAA
- a CDS encoding PIG-L family deacetylase gives MKPKKYQLLILFVFLGIIQYNAHAQTPLKTLVIIAHPDDESMLSVTLYKLAKEQHGQVDLFVITNGEAGYRYSTLAEQYYGLKLTDAADARKNLPAIRKKELHEAGEVLGISHYYFGNQADSHYSTDEHEPLDTSWHVPAVKQQLHQLLIQNHYNYVFCLLPEADTHAGHKAATLLALDVVASLPANERPIVLGAALRNKADDVKTFKQLAAYERTTAISTAPSFSVDRTTSFSYRNKINYKIIANWELAAHKSQGATQMTMNDGDLEEFWYFKINSPEKLAQTAQLFERLSQSPYVQQQWLSQTSTKP, from the coding sequence ATGAAACCGAAAAAGTATCAGCTACTGATTCTCTTTGTCTTTTTGGGAATCATCCAATATAACGCCCACGCCCAAACACCTTTAAAAACCCTGGTAATTATTGCCCATCCGGATGATGAAAGCATGTTATCTGTAACCTTATACAAGCTAGCAAAAGAACAACATGGCCAGGTAGATCTGTTTGTAATTACTAATGGCGAAGCCGGTTACCGTTATTCAACCCTTGCCGAGCAGTATTATGGGCTTAAACTTACCGATGCCGCTGATGCCCGGAAAAATCTGCCGGCTATCCGCAAAAAGGAATTACATGAAGCGGGCGAGGTTTTAGGCATCAGTCATTATTACTTTGGCAACCAGGCAGACAGCCACTACAGTACCGACGAGCATGAACCTCTGGATACCAGCTGGCATGTACCAGCCGTTAAACAACAGCTGCATCAGCTCTTAATACAGAATCATTACAACTATGTATTCTGCCTCTTACCCGAAGCCGATACTCATGCCGGTCATAAGGCGGCTACTCTGCTGGCGCTTGATGTAGTGGCATCGTTGCCTGCAAACGAGCGTCCGATAGTGTTAGGCGCAGCCTTGCGTAATAAAGCCGACGACGTGAAAACGTTCAAGCAATTAGCTGCTTATGAACGCACAACTGCCATTTCAACAGCACCATCTTTTAGCGTAGACCGTACCACTAGTTTCAGCTATCGCAACAAGATCAATTATAAAATTATTGCCAACTGGGAACTGGCCGCCCATAAAAGCCAGGGTGCAACACAGATGACGATGAACGATGGCGACCTGGAGGAGTTCTGGTATTTTAAGATCAACAGTCCTGAAAAACTAGCTCAAACGGCGCAGCTGTTTGAGCGGCTGAGTCAATCGCCTTATGTGCAGCAACAATGGCTAAGCCAGACTTCAACAAAACCCTGA
- a CDS encoding RagB/SusD family nutrient uptake outer membrane protein: MNKKIYILLLATATIFGCKKQLDQQPVSSLATTNFFTNNNDFLQGVNGVYAQLKSIPDQFLWLGEMRSDNINAISDGNRDWDGINNFSPNITTVAFISNAWKTNYNGIFNANTVLKALTDKSSVIGNASLVTRYTAECRYLRAFYYFQLLRLFGGVPVISSPLTADEVKSVARGSVADVYTLIIGDLQYAAANLPASYTGSDVGRATSYAAKGLLGLVYLTRSGPTYNVAGPGLASNEYDKALAQFNDIIAGNQYSFLSDYTSIFSYANEDNKEVIFDVQYASSINGAGFPSDLVPVAYWTSLGISNTYGNGYGSSSFAVTNNLKTSYTSAGTDKRYAFNVATTYTSPFLKKYIDLTKKGTSGTDWPINFILLRYTDILLMKAECILHGAAGTQADVDGIVNQVRTRAGLGSLANVNLATLMEERRREFAGEGLRWNDLVREGLAVDVMNAWIKADAVTNVSQVVPNYVIYPVPAAEIQTKAGLYTQNPGYN, encoded by the coding sequence ATGAATAAGAAGATATATATCCTTTTGCTGGCAACCGCAACCATTTTTGGCTGCAAGAAGCAATTGGACCAGCAGCCGGTATCAAGCCTGGCAACAACCAATTTTTTTACTAATAACAATGATTTTTTACAGGGTGTAAATGGCGTATATGCGCAGTTGAAAAGTATTCCAGATCAGTTTTTATGGCTGGGTGAAATGCGTAGCGATAACATCAACGCTATATCAGACGGTAACCGCGATTGGGACGGCATCAATAACTTTTCGCCCAATATTACTACGGTTGCCTTCATCAGCAATGCCTGGAAAACTAATTACAACGGCATCTTTAACGCCAATACTGTGTTAAAAGCCCTCACCGATAAAAGCAGCGTAATTGGCAACGCATCGCTGGTTACCCGTTATACAGCGGAGTGCCGCTACCTGCGCGCGTTTTATTATTTCCAGTTACTGCGTTTGTTTGGCGGTGTGCCGGTAATCTCAAGCCCTTTAACAGCCGATGAGGTAAAAAGCGTGGCCCGCGGTTCGGTAGCAGACGTTTACACATTGATTATTGGCGATCTGCAATATGCAGCCGCCAATCTGCCTGCCTCTTATACCGGCAGTGATGTAGGTCGTGCCACCTCTTACGCGGCTAAAGGCTTGCTGGGTTTGGTATACCTTACCCGTTCCGGCCCCACTTATAACGTAGCCGGTCCGGGCCTGGCCAGTAACGAGTATGATAAGGCTTTGGCACAGTTTAATGATATTATTGCCGGCAACCAGTATAGCTTCCTGAGCGACTATACATCGATATTCTCTTACGCTAATGAAGATAACAAGGAGGTGATTTTTGATGTACAATACGCCAGCAGCATTAACGGCGCCGGTTTCCCGAGCGATCTGGTTCCGGTAGCTTACTGGACCAGTTTGGGTATTTCTAACACCTATGGTAACGGTTATGGCTCAAGCTCGTTTGCTGTTACCAATAACCTGAAAACCTCTTATACTTCGGCTGGGACGGATAAGCGTTATGCTTTTAACGTGGCTACAACTTATACCAGTCCGTTCTTAAAGAAATATATTGATTTGACCAAAAAAGGAACTAGCGGTACAGATTGGCCTATCAATTTTATTTTGCTGCGTTATACCGATATTTTGCTGATGAAAGCCGAATGTATATTACACGGAGCCGCCGGTACACAAGCCGATGTTGATGGCATTGTTAATCAGGTACGCACCAGGGCCGGATTGGGCTCATTAGCCAACGTAAACCTGGCTACGCTGATGGAAGAGCGCCGCCGTGAGTTTGCAGGCGAAGGCTTGCGCTGGAATGACCTGGTGCGTGAGGGCTTAGCGGTAGACGTGATGAACGCCTGGATCAAGGCAGACGCGGTTACCAATGTTAGTCAGGTAGTGCCTAATTATGTAATCTACCCGGTCCCTGCCGCAGAGATACAAACCAAGGCTGGCTTGTACACACAAAACCCGGGATATAATTGA
- the istA gene encoding IS21 family transposase, producing MSKIRQILRMYSQGRSKLSIAAQTGVSRNTAKKYLIAFDASGFTFEEINTLNDKELEDFFGKSSERPPDKRMVALQRCFPQIDKELKRVGMNRRILWEAYIKEFPDGFKYTQFCFYYNQWKARVNPTMHLDHKAGDKLYVDFAGEKLSIADKDTGEVIEAEVFVAILGASQLTYVEAVLSQQKEDFIAACENALHFYGGVPAAIVPDNLKAAVTKSNRYEPTLNETFADFADHYGTTILPARAYRPRDKALVEGAVKIVYSRIYAPVRKEAYHTLAELNIAIKVALEAHNSQPLKGRNYSRKLQFEEIERQALSPLPALRYEFKRQHQATVMKNGHVCLGIDKHYYSVPYRFIGRKVKLLYSRTNVEVYYHYERIAMHRRIKSPYSYTTDKDHLASTHRFMTEWTPDKFLEWAASIHEDVRLYILKILDRKQHPEQAYRSCIGILSLARKAGNERLASACRRALGYGVYNYKTIQQILENKMDSYEESLFADELPMPSHDNIRGENYYK from the coding sequence ATGAGTAAGATAAGACAGATCCTCAGGATGTACAGCCAGGGCCGCAGCAAGCTATCGATAGCGGCCCAGACCGGCGTGTCACGCAATACCGCAAAGAAGTACCTTATTGCGTTCGATGCCAGCGGCTTTACGTTCGAGGAAATCAATACCCTTAATGATAAGGAGCTGGAGGACTTCTTTGGCAAAAGCAGTGAACGTCCCCCGGACAAGCGAATGGTGGCCCTGCAACGCTGTTTCCCGCAGATAGATAAAGAGTTAAAGCGTGTCGGTATGAACCGCCGCATCCTGTGGGAAGCTTATATCAAAGAGTTCCCTGACGGGTTCAAGTACACCCAATTCTGCTTTTATTACAACCAGTGGAAAGCCCGCGTGAACCCCACGATGCACCTGGATCATAAAGCCGGTGATAAGCTGTATGTGGACTTTGCCGGTGAAAAGCTAAGCATAGCGGACAAGGATACCGGTGAGGTCATCGAGGCCGAGGTGTTCGTTGCTATCCTTGGCGCCAGCCAACTAACTTACGTAGAAGCTGTGCTGAGCCAGCAGAAAGAAGACTTTATAGCAGCCTGTGAGAATGCCCTGCACTTTTATGGCGGCGTACCTGCCGCCATCGTTCCCGACAACCTGAAGGCTGCCGTTACCAAGAGTAACCGCTATGAGCCAACGCTGAACGAGACCTTTGCTGACTTTGCCGACCATTACGGAACGACCATCTTACCAGCGAGGGCGTACCGCCCTCGTGACAAAGCACTGGTAGAAGGAGCCGTTAAGATCGTTTACAGCCGTATCTACGCACCTGTTCGCAAAGAGGCCTATCATACCCTTGCAGAACTGAATATCGCGATCAAGGTCGCTTTAGAAGCACATAACAGCCAGCCGCTGAAAGGCCGCAATTACAGCAGAAAGCTCCAGTTCGAGGAGATAGAACGCCAGGCACTCTCGCCATTACCGGCATTACGTTATGAGTTCAAACGGCAGCACCAGGCCACTGTAATGAAGAACGGACATGTTTGTCTGGGTATCGACAAACACTACTACAGCGTACCGTACCGCTTTATCGGCAGGAAGGTCAAACTGCTGTATTCCCGCACCAACGTAGAAGTCTACTACCACTATGAACGCATCGCCATGCACAGGCGCATCAAAAGCCCTTACAGCTACACAACGGATAAAGATCACCTGGCTTCGACACACCGCTTTATGACCGAATGGACACCCGATAAGTTCCTGGAATGGGCAGCATCCATTCACGAGGATGTGAGGCTTTACATCCTGAAGATACTGGACCGAAAGCAACATCCGGAACAAGCTTACCGCTCCTGTATCGGTATCCTCAGCCTGGCGCGCAAGGCAGGTAACGAAAGGCTGGCCAGCGCTTGCAGGCGTGCGCTCGGCTATGGCGTGTACAACTACAAGACCATACAGCAGATACTGGAGAACAAGATGGACAGCTACGAGGAAAGCTTATTTGCTGACGAGCTGCCTATGCCCAGCCATGACAATATCCGGGGAGAGAACTACTATAAATAA
- a CDS encoding arylsulfatase: protein MLMKFVKRLLLLLLIAPASLLAQTKQRPNIVFILADDLGYGDVGVYGQQKILTPNIDELAKEGTKFTDFYAGAPVCSPSRGALLTGKHTGHATIRGNMTIKGGIPGGKEGKQVYRQGLLPQEQTIGNVLRNAGYTTGLVGKWHVDGFDTTATPLAHGFDYFYGWLVAYEQTYRSTYWPDQWYRNGKMVDIPQNKNGQKQYYTSEIITDDAIDFIGKHKNDKKPFFVMVNHSNPHSPLDAPHNTIYENKDWTADQKTYAAMVTYLDKSVGKIKQYLIDNGLDKNTIVIFTSDNGPRSEPTKQLTDVANFFQSYGPLRGYKRDVTEGGIRIPLVVWGKGLIKAGAVSHTPGYFVDFMATFAGIANGKPAPGTDGINLYPYFLNAQAAPKDRFLYWEFFEGGYVQAVRYGNWKAIIRNGKLSLYDLSKDIHEDHDLADAQPEIVKKVQDYLRTSRTPSPYWPLEGEK from the coding sequence ATGCTTATGAAATTTGTAAAACGGCTGTTGCTGTTACTTTTAATTGCACCGGCAAGTCTTTTAGCCCAAACTAAACAAAGGCCCAATATTGTATTTATACTGGCTGATGATTTAGGGTATGGCGATGTTGGCGTGTACGGTCAGCAGAAAATACTGACACCCAATATTGATGAGTTGGCCAAGGAGGGAACCAAGTTTACCGATTTTTATGCCGGTGCGCCGGTTTGTTCGCCATCGCGCGGAGCTTTGTTAACCGGTAAGCATACCGGCCATGCCACCATCCGCGGAAACATGACCATTAAAGGCGGTATTCCGGGTGGTAAAGAGGGTAAGCAGGTTTACCGTCAGGGTTTACTGCCGCAAGAGCAGACCATTGGTAATGTGCTGCGCAATGCTGGCTATACCACAGGATTGGTGGGTAAGTGGCATGTGGATGGTTTTGATACCACTGCAACGCCGCTGGCCCACGGCTTTGATTATTTTTATGGTTGGCTGGTAGCTTATGAGCAAACCTACAGAAGCACTTACTGGCCAGACCAATGGTATCGTAATGGTAAGATGGTGGATATCCCTCAAAATAAAAATGGCCAGAAGCAATACTATACCAGCGAGATCATCACGGATGACGCTATTGATTTTATTGGCAAACACAAGAACGATAAAAAGCCGTTTTTTGTAATGGTTAACCACTCTAATCCGCACTCGCCGCTGGACGCGCCGCATAATACCATTTATGAAAATAAAGACTGGACGGCCGATCAGAAAACGTATGCAGCCATGGTAACTTATCTGGATAAATCGGTTGGGAAGATTAAACAATACCTGATTGATAACGGGTTGGATAAAAACACCATCGTGATCTTTACGTCAGATAATGGTCCGCGGTCTGAGCCTACTAAACAGTTGACAGATGTGGCCAACTTCTTTCAGTCTTACGGTCCGCTGCGAGGGTATAAGCGCGATGTTACCGAAGGCGGCATCCGTATACCGCTGGTGGTTTGGGGTAAAGGCTTGATCAAAGCAGGTGCGGTATCGCATACACCAGGCTACTTTGTAGATTTTATGGCAACTTTTGCGGGCATTGCCAATGGCAAACCTGCCCCAGGTACCGATGGCATCAACCTGTATCCGTATTTTCTGAATGCGCAAGCAGCACCGAAAGACCGGTTTTTATACTGGGAGTTTTTTGAAGGCGGCTATGTGCAAGCCGTGCGATATGGCAACTGGAAAGCTATCATCAGAAACGGAAAGCTGTCACTGTATGATCTGAGTAAAGACATTCATGAAGATCATGACCTGGCTGATGCCCAGCCGGAGATAGTTAAAAAGGTGCAGGATTACTTGCGCACCAGTCGCACGCCATCGCCTTACTGGCCTTTAGAAGGCGAAAAATAA
- the istB gene encoding IS21-like element helper ATPase IstB, whose product MNTNTLDKLRKLKFYGMYHAFKSCLETGQTAEYTTDELLAHLVEAEWDDRQNRRIERTIMYAKFRYKASVENIHYHADRSIDRNQVMRLADCHFIDRNENLLITGSTGIGKSYIASAIGHQACILGYRVFYASTPKLFAKLKMAKADGSYMKDVAKLERQQLLILDDFGIQPFDAQSRAALMEIIEDRHGKTSLIITSQLPVSKWYEVIGEKTIADAILDRIVHDAHRMELKGESMRKRRPAEPEKSYLQNTL is encoded by the coding sequence ATGAACACGAACACCTTAGACAAACTTCGCAAACTGAAGTTCTATGGCATGTACCATGCCTTTAAAAGCTGCCTGGAAACGGGACAGACCGCAGAATACACCACTGATGAACTGCTGGCCCACCTGGTAGAGGCCGAATGGGACGACCGGCAGAACAGGCGCATAGAGCGTACGATCATGTATGCTAAGTTCCGCTATAAGGCCTCGGTAGAGAACATCCACTACCATGCCGACCGTAGTATCGACCGCAATCAGGTAATGCGCCTGGCAGACTGCCACTTTATTGACCGGAATGAGAACCTGTTGATCACAGGCAGCACCGGTATCGGCAAAAGCTATATCGCTTCTGCTATCGGACACCAAGCCTGCATACTGGGTTACCGCGTGTTCTATGCCAGCACACCCAAACTCTTTGCTAAGCTGAAGATGGCCAAGGCAGATGGTTCCTACATGAAGGATGTAGCCAAACTGGAACGCCAGCAACTACTGATCCTGGATGACTTCGGTATACAACCTTTTGATGCGCAGAGCAGGGCCGCACTGATGGAGATCATTGAGGACAGGCACGGTAAGACATCCCTGATCATCACCTCTCAGCTGCCGGTCAGTAAATGGTATGAGGTCATTGGTGAAAAGACGATCGCTGATGCTATCCTCGACCGCATCGTGCATGATGCGCACCGGATGGAACTAAAGGGAGAGTCGATGAGAAAAAGAAGGCCCGCAGAGCCCGAAAAAAGCTATCTGCAAAACACACTTTAA